In one window of Bos taurus isolate L1 Dominette 01449 registration number 42190680 breed Hereford chromosome 15, ARS-UCD2.0, whole genome shotgun sequence DNA:
- the OR2AG2 gene encoding olfactory receptor family 2 subfamily AG member 2: MEHWNFTLGSGFILMGILNDSLSPELLCAAITVLYMLALATNCLLLLAITMDARLHVPMYLLLGQLSLMDLFFTSVVTPKAFMDFLLSENTISFVGCALQMFLALTLGGAEDLLLAFMAYDRYVAICHPLNYMVLMRPRVCWLMVATSWVLASLSALGHTLYTMHFPFCMSQEISHLLCEIPPLLKLVCADTSRYELMVYVTVVTFVLLPLSAIVSSYTLILLTVLHMPSKEGRWKALVTCSSHLTVVGMFYGPATFMYVLPSSLHSPKQDNIISVFYTMVTPALNPLIYSLRNKEVMGALRRVLGKYIL, from the coding sequence ATGGAGCACTGGAACTTCACCCTGGGAAGTGGCTTCATATTGATGGGGATTCTGAATGACAGTTTGTCTCCTGAGCTGCTCTGTGCTGCAATCACAGTCCTGTACATGCTGGCCCTCGCCACCAATTGCCTTCTGCTCCTGGCCATCACAATGGATGCCCGGCTCCATGTGCCCATGTACCTCCTGCTCGGGCAGCTCTCTCTCATGGACCTCTTCTTCACGTCTGTTGTCACTCCCAAGGCCTTCATGGATTTTCTTCTCAGTGAAAACACCATCTCCTTTGTGGGCTGTGCCCTTCAGATGTTTCTGGCACTGACCCTGGGTGGTGCAGAGGACCTCCTACTGGCCTTCATGGCCTATGACAGGTATGTGGCCATTTGTCATCCTCTGAACTACATGGTCCTCATGAGGCCGAGGGTCTGCTGGCTCATGGTGGCCACATCGTGGGTCCTGGCTTCCCTGAGTGCTCTAGGACATACCTTGTACACCATGCACTTCCCTTTCTGCATGTCCCAGGAGATCAGCCACCTGCTCTGTGAGATCCCACCTCTATTGAAGTTGGTCTGTGCAGATACTTCCAGATATGAACTCATGGTATATGTGACAGTTGTGACTTTCGTCTTGCTCCCCCTTTCTGCTATTGTTTCCTCCTATACACTAATCTTACTTACTGTGCTCCACATGCCCTCAAAGGAAGGGAGGTGGAAAGCACTGGTCACCTGTTCTTCCCACTTGACTGTGGTCGGGATGTTCTATGGACCTGCCACATTCATGTATGTTCTGCCCAGTTCCCTCCACAGCCCCAAGCAAGACAACATCATCTCTGTCTTCTACACGATGGTCACCCCAGCCCTGAACCCCCtcatctacagcctgaggaaTAAAGAGGTTATGGGGGCTTTGAGGAGGGTCCTGGGAAAATACATACTATAG